A genomic segment from Desulfurispirillum indicum S5 encodes:
- a CDS encoding NAD(P)H-quinone oxidoreductase: MRAVLMEGFGGLEVLKVGDAPKPAPAEGQVLIKVMATSINRPDLVQREGNYPPPPGDSEILGLEVAGTIEEIGPGVTGYQVGDRVMSLVGGGGYAQYAVAYASHLMPIPDSMSFEQAACVCESYITAFLNVFMIGELRDGQTAILHGGGGGVNTAAIQLCKALTPNTKLIVTASTKKQDRVKDLGVDLVVNYEETPNFADAVKEFTAKKGVDVILDHVGAKYLDPNMKSLAYKGRLVIIGVTSGIKAELNLALMMVKRQQIIGSVLRSRPVKEKAEIVAEFTRTALPKFADGTIVPMIHRTFSLDEVVEAHRTMEEDHHFGKIVLTIPH; this comes from the coding sequence ATGCGCGCAGTGTTAATGGAGGGTTTTGGAGGGCTTGAGGTACTGAAGGTTGGGGATGCGCCCAAGCCGGCACCTGCCGAAGGCCAGGTTTTAATCAAGGTTATGGCGACGTCCATTAATCGTCCGGACCTGGTGCAGCGGGAGGGTAATTATCCGCCCCCGCCTGGTGATTCGGAAATTCTCGGCCTGGAAGTGGCCGGCACCATTGAAGAGATTGGTCCGGGTGTCACCGGGTACCAGGTTGGTGATCGTGTCATGTCTCTGGTCGGTGGTGGAGGATATGCCCAGTATGCCGTGGCCTATGCCAGCCATTTGATGCCGATTCCCGATTCCATGAGTTTTGAACAGGCCGCCTGTGTCTGTGAATCCTATATAACCGCATTTCTGAACGTCTTTATGATTGGCGAATTACGCGATGGCCAGACGGCTATCCTCCACGGTGGAGGTGGTGGCGTCAATACCGCAGCCATCCAGCTGTGCAAGGCGCTCACTCCCAATACCAAACTGATCGTGACGGCCTCCACAAAAAAGCAGGATCGCGTCAAGGATCTTGGGGTGGATCTGGTAGTCAACTATGAAGAGACGCCCAATTTTGCCGATGCCGTCAAGGAATTTACCGCCAAGAAGGGCGTAGACGTTATTCTCGACCATGTGGGCGCCAAATATCTTGATCCCAATATGAAGTCCCTGGCCTACAAGGGCAGGCTGGTGATCATAGGTGTTACCAGTGGCATAAAGGCTGAACTCAACCTGGCTCTGATGATGGTGAAAAGACAGCAGATCATCGGTTCTGTTCTGCGCAGTCGTCCAGTCAAGGAAAAGGCGGAAATTGTGGCGGAATTCACCCGCACCGCCCTGCCAAAATTTGCCGATGGCACCATCGTTCCCATGATTCACCGTACCTTCAGTCTGGATGAGGTTGTCGAAGCTCACCGCACCATGGAAGAGGATCATCACTTCGGCAAAATTGTGCTGACCATACCGCATTAA
- a CDS encoding HypC/HybG/HupF family hydrogenase formation chaperone — translation MCLSIPSEILSIDENNMALIDTMGVRRHISLDLMPEPVEVGDFILLHVGFAIGKISREEALASLETYRELLEQMENRDGTL, via the coding sequence ATGTGCCTCTCCATTCCTTCAGAAATACTCTCCATTGACGAAAATAACATGGCCCTGATTGACACCATGGGGGTACGTCGCCATATCAGCCTTGACCTGATGCCGGAGCCCGTTGAAGTGGGAGACTTTATACTGCTGCATGTGGGATTCGCCATTGGCAAGATTTCCCGTGAAGAGGCTCTGGCCAGTCTTGAAACCTATCGCGAGCTCCTGGAGCAAATGGAAAACCGGGACGGCACCCTGTGA
- the hypE gene encoding hydrogenase expression/formation protein HypE, with protein MKESIQLAHGGGAAQSAELIRELFFRYFSNEILLQAEDAAVLPMSGGKLAFTTDGFTVSPRQFPGGDIGKLAVCGTCNDLAMMGARPRYMSAGFILEEGFALSELEALVRSMAEELAHNGCQIVTGDTKVVPRGSADGLYITTSAVGSVEIPSLSAAALQPGHRIVVSGPVGDHGTVIFAQREGMDLQTDLVSDCASLWPAVQEIIQNGIPLVAMRDATRGGLSAVLHEWAQQSSVSLTVQQDAIPVRPEVLGICELLGFEPYHLANEGTFVLAVEARHAAELVEVLRTKTACHQASIIGEVCEGHQGKVILETAWGTRRFMEMGSGELLPRIC; from the coding sequence ATGAAGGAATCCATTCAATTAGCCCATGGAGGCGGAGCAGCGCAGTCAGCTGAGCTTATCCGCGAACTGTTTTTTCGCTACTTTTCCAATGAAATACTTTTACAGGCCGAAGACGCCGCCGTCCTTCCCATGTCGGGAGGAAAACTGGCCTTTACTACTGACGGATTTACCGTTTCTCCACGCCAATTTCCCGGTGGCGATATCGGCAAGCTGGCGGTTTGCGGAACCTGTAATGATCTGGCCATGATGGGTGCCAGACCACGGTATATGAGTGCTGGATTCATTCTCGAAGAAGGGTTCGCCCTCAGTGAGCTGGAGGCACTTGTGCGCTCCATGGCTGAAGAACTGGCTCACAATGGCTGCCAGATCGTTACCGGTGACACGAAAGTTGTTCCACGTGGCAGTGCCGATGGCCTCTATATCACCACCAGCGCTGTAGGTTCCGTGGAAATACCCTCGCTGAGTGCCGCAGCTCTGCAGCCGGGGCACAGAATCGTCGTATCCGGCCCGGTAGGGGATCATGGTACCGTGATTTTTGCCCAGCGTGAAGGAATGGACCTGCAGACTGACCTGGTCAGCGACTGTGCATCACTGTGGCCTGCCGTGCAGGAAATTATCCAAAACGGCATCCCACTAGTCGCCATGCGCGATGCTACCCGAGGGGGACTCAGCGCCGTGCTCCATGAGTGGGCGCAGCAGTCTTCAGTTTCCCTCACGGTGCAACAGGATGCCATTCCCGTGCGGCCTGAAGTGCTCGGCATCTGTGAACTGCTGGGATTTGAGCCCTACCACCTGGCCAATGAAGGCACCTTTGTACTGGCTGTGGAGGCTCGTCATGCCGCAGAACTCGTGGAAGTTCTGCGCACGAAAACCGCTTGCCATCAGGCCAGCATCATTGGTGAAGTGTGCGAAGGGCATCAGGGAAAAGTCATTCTGGAAACGGCCTGGGGAACCCGCAGATTCATGGAGATGGGATCAGGAGAGCTGTTGCCGAGGATCTGCTGA
- the hypD gene encoding hydrogenase formation protein HypD: protein MKNTLELTAALRHPQAIQAMASAIGTAATMLETPLHIMEICGGHTHSIMKYGIDTLMPENIRFVHGPGCPVCVLPKVRVDHAICMATQPDTILVCLGDMMRVPGSGGQSLQHVRADGADVRFVYSPLDVLPIAAENPGKTVVFFAIGFETTTPTTASLLHTVQANNLSNIVFHINHVMVPPAVTALLQSGSSSVNAFIVPGHVSAISGWKPYEKLAEEHQVPFVVSGFEPVDILAAVRTIVTQSLEKKPAAHNDYRRVVSYEGNSRARELVDLYFEPRSTFPWRGLGDIPASALQLRERFRHLDAEILFQSVLPENSSDDHRNCLCGAILRGVALPGQCQLFGRQCTPSNPQGSCMVSSEGACAAYYKYRGEAL, encoded by the coding sequence GTGAAGAATACGCTGGAACTGACCGCGGCCCTGCGCCATCCACAGGCGATTCAAGCCATGGCGTCAGCCATCGGAACCGCTGCCACAATGCTTGAGACACCCCTGCACATCATGGAAATCTGTGGCGGGCACACCCACTCCATCATGAAATATGGCATCGATACTCTGATGCCGGAAAACATCCGCTTTGTCCATGGCCCCGGGTGCCCCGTTTGCGTGCTACCCAAGGTACGAGTCGACCATGCCATCTGCATGGCAACCCAGCCTGACACTATTCTCGTCTGCCTGGGCGATATGATGCGCGTTCCAGGCAGTGGCGGCCAAAGCCTGCAGCATGTCCGGGCAGACGGCGCCGATGTGCGCTTTGTGTACTCACCGCTGGATGTGCTCCCCATTGCGGCAGAAAACCCCGGCAAGACCGTGGTGTTCTTTGCCATCGGCTTTGAGACTACGACACCGACCACAGCATCACTGCTGCATACGGTCCAGGCAAATAACCTGAGCAATATCGTCTTCCATATCAATCACGTCATGGTGCCTCCTGCCGTAACAGCACTTCTGCAATCGGGATCTTCATCTGTTAACGCCTTTATCGTCCCGGGCCATGTCAGCGCCATCAGTGGCTGGAAGCCCTATGAAAAGCTTGCGGAAGAACATCAGGTCCCCTTTGTGGTCTCCGGCTTTGAGCCGGTGGACATTCTGGCAGCCGTACGAACGATAGTCACGCAGTCGCTGGAAAAAAAACCTGCGGCACACAACGACTACAGGCGGGTCGTCTCCTATGAAGGCAATTCACGCGCCCGTGAGCTGGTGGACTTATATTTTGAACCGCGCAGCACCTTTCCCTGGCGCGGACTCGGCGATATCCCTGCCAGTGCCCTGCAACTGAGGGAACGCTTCCGTCATCTTGACGCGGAAATCCTCTTTCAGTCCGTTTTACCGGAAAATTCCAGTGATGATCATCGCAACTGCCTGTGTGGAGCTATTCTCCGTGGCGTAGCCCTGCCCGGACAGTGCCAGCTCTTTGGCAGGCAGTGTACTCCGTCCAATCCTCAGGGAAGTTGCATGGTAAGCAGTGAAGGTGCCTGTGCCGCTTATTACAAGTATCGCGGAGAAGCCCTATGA
- a CDS encoding EAL and HDOD domain-containing protein, whose translation MSEVFIGRQPIIDADQQVFAYELFFRQGMMNRAIISDDKIVNAKMMANILGNFGTKKVLGDRPGFINVDTAFFSQDFVDIIPKDQLVLEILAKTDVDEKFLAKMDAYKQNGFRFALGDFEFENWYIERFGPLIKKANYIKIDLQKVTIPRLAQKIPILKKLPAKLVAEKVESWDIFHECKKIGFHYFQGYFYAQPEVLRSEEYNPSKAPILRILRLINQNSEPSVIEHEFKGHPELSYTLLRYMNSGAMNFTTPIRSIGHAIKLLGLKKLKSWLMLLNFAYPDSGTASQKKKKDVIFETALMRAKLMEELLIRYSGGKYAPLGDSAFFLGILSLVDTVIGISKQELVKNILLPAEMAQALLTQKGLLGRLLFIVIAEEQRHHSEMYDALESLGISPVTFDEAVNASHEWLNDFINNV comes from the coding sequence GTGTCTGAAGTCTTTATCGGACGTCAACCAATCATAGATGCTGATCAGCAGGTTTTTGCCTACGAACTTTTCTTCCGTCAGGGCATGATGAATCGGGCGATTATCTCCGATGACAAGATTGTCAACGCCAAGATGATGGCCAATATTCTGGGGAACTTCGGCACGAAAAAGGTACTCGGCGATCGCCCGGGCTTTATCAATGTCGATACGGCCTTTTTCTCCCAGGATTTTGTTGATATTATTCCAAAGGATCAGCTGGTGCTGGAGATTCTGGCCAAAACCGATGTGGATGAGAAGTTCCTGGCGAAGATGGATGCCTACAAGCAGAATGGTTTTCGCTTTGCCCTTGGGGACTTTGAGTTTGAAAACTGGTATATTGAGCGTTTCGGCCCCCTCATTAAAAAGGCCAACTATATCAAGATTGACCTGCAGAAAGTCACTATTCCCAGACTGGCTCAGAAGATCCCCATACTGAAGAAACTTCCAGCCAAGCTGGTGGCCGAGAAGGTGGAGAGCTGGGATATCTTCCATGAGTGCAAAAAGATCGGATTTCACTACTTTCAGGGATACTTCTACGCTCAGCCGGAGGTTCTGCGCTCAGAAGAGTATAATCCCAGCAAAGCCCCCATCCTGCGCATCCTGCGACTGATAAACCAGAACAGTGAACCATCGGTTATTGAACACGAGTTCAAGGGGCATCCTGAGCTCAGCTATACGTTGTTGCGCTACATGAACTCCGGTGCCATGAACTTCACCACTCCCATACGGTCTATCGGGCATGCCATAAAACTCCTGGGGCTCAAGAAGCTCAAAAGCTGGCTGATGCTGCTGAATTTCGCATATCCCGACAGTGGCACTGCTTCCCAGAAAAAGAAAAAGGACGTTATCTTTGAAACGGCCCTGATGCGGGCAAAGCTGATGGAAGAACTTCTTATCCGCTACAGCGGCGGCAAGTACGCACCATTGGGTGATTCGGCGTTCTTCCTGGGAATCCTCTCTCTGGTGGATACGGTTATCGGTATTTCCAAACAGGAGCTCGTGAAAAACATTCTGTTGCCGGCAGAAATGGCTCAAGCGCTTCTGACACAGAAGGGCCTGCTGGGGCGGCTGCTCTTTATTGTCATCGCCGAAGAGCAGCGCCATCACAGCGAGATGTATGATGCCCTGGAGTCCCTGGGAATCTCCCCGGTCACCTTTGATGAAGCCGTAAACGCGAGTCATGAGTGGCTCAATGATTTCATCAACAACGTTTAA
- the hypB gene encoding hydrogenase nickel incorporation protein HypB — translation MCTNCGCPASGQQHHDHSHSHSHSHEHGHSHGRDHHHHGTLEENPHLSSAKTLEVMSSLLDQNNRYAMVNRKRFDQHGITAINLMGSPGSGKTSLLEATGTFPQIRLGVIEGDLETSQDAQRLQAIGIPAYQITTGTACHLDAHMVGHGMDHIPLHELDYVVVENVGNLVCPANFELGTHANVVLLSVPEGHDKITKYPVIYRYADIIIITKVDLLPHFDFSLDRVRHDLSHINPGATLLTLSTKDPQSVQNWLATLQNLRQKEG, via the coding sequence ATGTGTACGAATTGCGGCTGCCCGGCATCAGGCCAACAGCACCATGACCACAGTCATTCTCACTCTCATTCTCACGAACATGGCCACAGCCACGGGCGTGACCATCATCACCATGGCACCCTAGAGGAAAACCCTCACCTGTCTTCAGCAAAAACCCTTGAGGTGATGTCGAGCCTGCTGGATCAGAACAACCGGTATGCCATGGTCAATCGCAAGCGGTTTGACCAGCATGGCATTACCGCTATCAACCTCATGGGCAGCCCCGGAAGTGGTAAGACAAGTCTGCTTGAGGCCACGGGAACCTTTCCCCAGATTCGTCTGGGGGTCATAGAGGGCGACCTTGAAACCTCCCAGGACGCGCAGCGACTGCAGGCTATTGGCATACCGGCTTACCAGATCACCACAGGCACAGCGTGCCATCTCGACGCCCATATGGTTGGCCATGGCATGGACCATATCCCCCTGCATGAGCTCGATTACGTCGTGGTGGAAAACGTCGGCAACCTGGTCTGCCCTGCCAACTTCGAACTGGGCACACACGCCAATGTGGTACTGCTCTCGGTTCCCGAAGGTCATGACAAGATAACCAAGTATCCGGTCATCTACCGCTATGCTGATATTATCATCATCACGAAGGTGGACCTGCTGCCCCATTTTGATTTTTCCCTGGATCGGGTACGCCACGATCTCTCCCATATCAACCCAGGCGCGACCCTGTTAACGCTCTCCACCAAAGACCCACAGTCGGTGCAGAACTGGCTTGCCACCCTGCAGAATCTTCGTCAGAAGGAAGGTTGA
- the pth gene encoding aminoacyl-tRNA hydrolase, which yields MKLIVGLGNPGAQYRNHRHNIGFMVVERIAQKLGVPSFRQKFSGLLGEGTFAQQKILLLMPQTYMNLSGDSVSQVLGWHKLSPVDMIVIQDDLDMAYGRFKLKMGGSPGGHNGIADITRKCGTPQYIRAKCGIGKPEPPMSVNQHVLSSFSSEQIQSLDSFLNHAAEAVLHSAAHGLESAMNIYNGDALSI from the coding sequence ATGAAACTGATCGTTGGACTTGGAAATCCCGGTGCGCAGTATCGCAACCATCGGCATAACATCGGCTTTATGGTCGTAGAACGAATCGCTCAGAAACTCGGCGTTCCGAGTTTTCGCCAGAAGTTCAGCGGGCTTCTGGGTGAGGGAACTTTTGCGCAGCAGAAAATCCTGCTGCTCATGCCCCAGACCTATATGAATCTCAGTGGAGATTCGGTCAGTCAGGTACTCGGGTGGCACAAGCTCTCTCCTGTTGATATGATCGTGATTCAGGACGATCTTGATATGGCCTATGGGCGGTTTAAGCTGAAAATGGGAGGGTCGCCGGGAGGGCACAACGGTATTGCCGACATTACCCGCAAGTGCGGAACTCCTCAGTATATACGCGCCAAATGCGGTATTGGGAAACCGGAGCCTCCCATGAGCGTCAACCAGCATGTGCTCTCCAGCTTCAGCTCCGAACAGATTCAGAGCCTCGACTCCTTTCTCAACCATGCCGCCGAGGCAGTGCTCCACAGTGCCGCCCACGGCCTGGAGTCCGCCATGAATATCTATAACGGTGATGCGCTGTCGATATAG